One genomic window of Pseudomonas sp. LFM046 includes the following:
- the fpr gene encoding ferredoxin-NADP reductase, which yields MSNMNSERILSVHHWNDTLFSFKCTRDPGLRFENGQFVMIGLNQPNGRPLMRAYSIASPNWEEHLEFFSIKVPDGPLTSQLQHLKEGDEIVISKKPTGTLVLDDLNPGKHLYLLSTGTGLAPFMSVIQDPETYERFEKVILVHGVRYVNEVAYREFITEHLPQNEFFGEAVKDKLIYYPTVTREPFENQGRLTDLMRSGKLFEDIGLPPINPQDDRAMICGSPSMLDETSEVLDSFGLKISPRMREPGDYLIERAFVEK from the coding sequence ATGAGCAACATGAATTCCGAGCGCATTCTCAGCGTTCATCACTGGAACGACACGCTGTTCAGCTTCAAGTGCACCCGCGACCCGGGCCTGCGCTTTGAAAACGGCCAGTTCGTCATGATCGGCCTGAACCAGCCCAATGGTCGTCCGCTCATGCGTGCCTATTCCATCGCCAGCCCGAACTGGGAAGAGCACCTGGAATTCTTCAGCATCAAGGTACCTGACGGCCCGCTGACCTCCCAGCTGCAGCACCTGAAGGAAGGCGACGAGATCGTCATCAGCAAGAAGCCCACCGGCACCCTGGTCCTCGACGACCTGAACCCGGGCAAGCACCTCTATCTGCTGAGCACCGGTACTGGCCTGGCGCCCTTCATGAGCGTGATCCAGGACCCGGAGACCTACGAGCGCTTCGAGAAGGTGATCCTGGTCCACGGCGTGCGCTACGTGAACGAAGTGGCCTATCGCGAATTCATCACCGAGCACCTGCCGCAGAACGAGTTCTTCGGTGAGGCGGTGAAAGACAAGCTGATCTACTACCCCACCGTGACCCGCGAGCCGTTCGAGAACCAGGGCCGCCTGACCGACCTGATGCGCAGCGGCAAGCTGTTCGAGGACATCGGCCTGCCGCCGATCAACCCGCAGGACGACCGCGCCATGATCTGCGGCAGCCCGAGCATGCTCGACGAAACCAGCGAGGTTCTCGACAGCTTCGGTCTGAAGATTTCCCCGCGCATGCGTGAGCCGGGTGACTACCTGATCGAGCGCGCCTTCGTCGAGAAGTAA